In Pseudomonas sp. ADAK2, the genomic window TCAAGGCGTGACCAGTCTCGGCTCCTGCCCGGAACTGGGTATCCCGATGCACGCGCTGCAACAGGAAGGCATGGAGTTCTACGGCAAGATGTCGTTCCTCAAGGCGGGCATGGCCTATGCGAGCCACATCACCACCGTTAGCGCCACCTACGCCCAGGAAATCACCACGCCAGCCTTCGGCTGTGGCCTCGACGGTTTTCTCGCCGCCAAGACCCAGCAGGGCCTGCTCAGCGGGATTCCCAACGGCATCGATGAAAGCTGGGACGCGGCCACCGACCCGCACCTGTTCTGCCCGTTCACCATCGGCGACTGGGACGGCAAAGCGGTCAACGCCGCCCATGTGCGTGAGTTGTTCGGCCTCGAAGACTCCGAAGGTCCGCTGTTCGCCGTGGTCTCGCGCCTGGTCTACCAGAAGGGCCTCGACCTGACAGAAGCGGTGGCCGATTTCATCGTTGAAAACGGCGGCCAGATCGCAATCATCGGCCGTGGCGAGCCGGAAGAAGAACAAGCCATGCGTGAATTGGCCCTGCGCTTTCCCGGCCAGGTCGGGGTGCGTATCGGCTTCAATGAAACCGACGCCCGCCGCATGTTCGCCGGCAGTGATTTCCTGCTGATGCCTTCGCGCTACGAACCTTGCGGTTTGAGCCAGATGTACGCCCAGCGCTTCGGCTCGTTGCCGGTGGCTCGCAACACCGGCGGCCTGGCCGACACCATTGAAAACGGCGTGACTGGCTTCCTGTTCGACGAATCCACGGTCGAGAGCTACCGCGAAGCCGTGGGCCGCGCGTTCAAGGTATTTGCCTTCCCGGAACTGCTCAACGCCATGCGCTGCCGCGCCATGGCCGCACCGTTCAACTGGTGCAAGGCCGTCGAACCCTACGCCGAACTCTACGAACGACTGGTGGCGAAAGCCTTGGGCAAATCGGGCCATAAATAAAAAAGAGGTTTTCAAAGATGCCGTTACGGACCCTTGAGACCTGGCCCCACGGCGCAATCATGCTGGACGCAGAACACACGCGTTTTGCCTTGTGGGCGCCAGATGCGTTTGACGTCAGTGTCGAACTGGATGATGGACAATCCATACCGCTACAACCCCAGGCCGATGGCTGGTTTGTGATCAAGACCCGCTGCCCGGCCGGCACGCGATACCGCTACAACATCGATGGTGAACAGCAGGTGCCCGACCCGGCCTCCCGCGCCCAGGCCGGGGACCTCGACCGCCACAGCGTGGTGGTCGATCCCCTCGCCTACCACTGGCAACACCACGACTGGCAAGGTCGGCCGTGGAATGAAGCGGTGATCTACGAACTGCACGTCGGCACCCTCGGTGGTTTCAGTGCCGTCGAGCAGCACTTGGCGCGCCTCGTCGAGCTGGGCATCACCGCCATCGAACTGATGCCGCTGGCGCAATTCCCCGGCGAGCGCAATTGGGGCTACGACGGCGTCCTGCCTTACGCGCCCCAGGCCTCCTACGGTTCCCCCGAACAACTCAAGCACCTGATCGACACGGCCCACGGCCATGGCCTGGCGGTGATTCTCGACGTGGTCTACAACCACTTCGGCCCCGACGGCAATTACCTGCATCGCTACGCCAAGGGATTCTTCCGCGAAGACAAACACACGCCGTGGGGCGCGGCCATCGACTTCCGCCGCCGCGAAGTACGGGACTTCTTTATCGAAAATGCGCTGATGTGGCTGCAGGAATACCGCTTCGACGGTTTGCGCCTGGACGCGGTGCACGCCATCGAAGACCCGGACTTCCTCCAGGAACTGGCGCAACGGGTCCGCCGCCAGACCACGCCAGGCCGCCATGTGTGGCTGAACCTGGAAAACGAACACAATCAGGCCAGCCTGCTGGAACAAGGTTTCGACGCGCAGTGGAACGACGACGGCCACAACGCCCTGCATGTGCTGCTGACCGGCGAAACCGACGCCTATTACGCCGACTACGCCGAAAACCCCACTGAGCAACTGGCGCGCTGCCTGAGCGAAGGTTTTGTGTTCCAAGGCC contains:
- the treZ gene encoding malto-oligosyltrehalose trehalohydrolase; translation: MPLRTLETWPHGAIMLDAEHTRFALWAPDAFDVSVELDDGQSIPLQPQADGWFVIKTRCPAGTRYRYNIDGEQQVPDPASRAQAGDLDRHSVVVDPLAYHWQHHDWQGRPWNEAVIYELHVGTLGGFSAVEQHLARLVELGITAIELMPLAQFPGERNWGYDGVLPYAPQASYGSPEQLKHLIDTAHGHGLAVILDVVYNHFGPDGNYLHRYAKGFFREDKHTPWGAAIDFRRREVRDFFIENALMWLQEYRFDGLRLDAVHAIEDPDFLQELAQRVRRQTTPGRHVWLNLENEHNQASLLEQGFDAQWNDDGHNALHVLLTGETDAYYADYAENPTEQLARCLSEGFVFQGHVNRHGESRGEPSGHLPPSSFVLFLQNHDQIGNRAFGERLHQLAPTDALKAATALLLLSPMIPLMFMGDEFAAEQPFLFFTSHHGELAELVREGRRNEFAAFSAFKDPHKREKIPDPNAPQTFEASQPRPADEPAQQAIHDLYRQLLKLRHEHIIPHLPGARALGAEVLAEGAVSARWQLGNGSLLRIDLNLSDAPVVHPPQADALLLFEHPPASDLLNQSSLAPFCVLVSLTAANPLLPDGERL
- the glgA gene encoding glycogen synthase GlgA translates to MISAALDIQGERAHQQVGESSAVNAPSTKVVSVPGTKTLAPVASQNPNKKKVLFVTSEIADLVKTGGLGDVSAALPRAMAHLHDVRVLIPGYPQVLHSENPIHIIGELGGHAALPPCKIGRMDMPDGLVIYVLICPELYEREGSPYGANNGRDWPDNHIRFARLGLAAADIAANLAQIHWCPDLVHAHDWPAGLAPAYMHWRGQRTPTLFTIHNLAYQGVTSLGSCPELGIPMHALQQEGMEFYGKMSFLKAGMAYASHITTVSATYAQEITTPAFGCGLDGFLAAKTQQGLLSGIPNGIDESWDAATDPHLFCPFTIGDWDGKAVNAAHVRELFGLEDSEGPLFAVVSRLVYQKGLDLTEAVADFIVENGGQIAIIGRGEPEEEQAMRELALRFPGQVGVRIGFNETDARRMFAGSDFLLMPSRYEPCGLSQMYAQRFGSLPVARNTGGLADTIENGVTGFLFDESTVESYREAVGRAFKVFAFPELLNAMRCRAMAAPFNWCKAVEPYAELYERLVAKALGKSGHK